Proteins co-encoded in one Pseudomonas beijingensis genomic window:
- a CDS encoding catalase family protein, with product MLITLWLRLGAFLGKTLLWLLGIGLLGWALSTAWFAWQHRGPVPDKEQVAPGEAAMTQDIIQTAIRIVDQHREGTRYLRDAHAKAHGCVMAEVQVPSDLPVPLRQGVFAEPGKTWQATIRLSNGNAYPQFDSLRDARGMAIKLMNVPGKQLLADRQSFGEQDFVMFNHPNFFVSDVAEYRQNVAAQADGKKAMAFFPSLDPRSWQIRHLFIALATLSPAPASPTQTTYFSVSPYKFGEANAKFRVAPDPNSCPSYILPPQNQDLPNFLRSALNQQLSTDRVPACFVLQIQRQDPSKYMPIEDTSIEWRESDAPFETVARIKVPAQDFDTPKLNLACDNQSFNPWFGIEAHRPIGGINRLRKAVYEAVSDYRHRRNAEQ from the coding sequence ATGTTGATCACCCTCTGGCTGCGCCTCGGCGCCTTTTTAGGCAAGACGCTCCTGTGGCTGCTGGGTATCGGGTTGCTCGGCTGGGCCCTGTCCACGGCCTGGTTTGCCTGGCAGCACAGGGGACCGGTCCCGGACAAGGAACAGGTTGCACCCGGCGAAGCCGCCATGACCCAGGACATCATCCAGACCGCGATCCGCATCGTCGATCAGCACCGCGAAGGCACGCGTTACCTGCGCGACGCCCATGCCAAGGCCCATGGTTGCGTCATGGCCGAAGTCCAGGTGCCGAGCGACCTGCCGGTACCGTTGCGCCAAGGCGTGTTTGCCGAACCGGGCAAGACTTGGCAGGCAACGATCCGCCTGTCAAATGGCAATGCTTATCCGCAATTCGACAGCCTGCGCGATGCACGAGGGATGGCGATCAAGCTGATGAATGTACCCGGCAAGCAATTGCTGGCGGACCGGCAATCATTTGGCGAGCAGGATTTCGTGATGTTCAATCATCCGAACTTCTTTGTCAGTGATGTCGCCGAGTACCGTCAGAATGTGGCCGCTCAGGCTGACGGGAAGAAGGCGATGGCTTTTTTTCCGAGCCTGGACCCGCGCAGTTGGCAGATCCGTCATTTGTTCATCGCTCTGGCGACACTCTCGCCGGCTCCGGCCAGCCCGACCCAGACCACTTATTTCTCGGTATCGCCTTATAAGTTTGGCGAGGCCAACGCCAAGTTTCGCGTCGCGCCGGATCCGAACAGTTGCCCTAGCTACATCCTGCCGCCCCAGAACCAGGACCTGCCGAACTTTTTGCGTAGCGCATTGAATCAGCAGTTATCCACAGACCGGGTGCCGGCGTGTTTTGTCTTGCAGATCCAGCGTCAGGATCCGAGCAAGTACATGCCGATTGAAGACACCAGCATTGAATGGCGGGAAAGTGATGCGCCGTTCGAGACCGTGGCGCGCATTAAGGTGCCGGCTCAGGATTTTGATACGCCCAAGCTGAATCTGGCTTGTGATAATCAGTCGTTCAATCCTTGGTTTGGGATTGAGGCGCATCGGCCTATTGGTGGGATCAATCGGTTGCGTAAAGCGGTGTATGAGGCGGTCAGCGATTATCGTCATCGGCGTAATGCTGAGCAGTAG
- a CDS encoding di-heme-cytochrome C peroxidase → MRLLSRILLLLLTLLIVAVAVVLYYVANPRLPFYTPVEQVHYLDQWSAAERQTYYFTPQGTQVKGLRYDWFTALELPFSQQRFASPEYLARFGFLIDPAKKASPDNPGNLPVGFARHQNPGSTDQFLDITCAACHTGELRFKGQAIRIDGGSAQHVLPSSVPTLRGGSFGQALVASLASTYYNPWKFERFARQVLGKDYDARHEELRKAFKVSLDTFLKAAWNDTHRGLYPTEEGPGRTDAFGRIANASFGDAISAENYRVANAPVDYPQLWEMWTFDWVQWNGSAQQPMARNVGEALGVGATLNFFDAQGKPLQGDARYPSSVRVRDLNKIEETLQLLKPPVWPEALLGTIDKPLAAKGRALFAENCAGCHVPKVVQGPDRPMQQLHMLPVQVIGTDPGTANNIADHRFDLTSLQWDPAELAKLDVQLHPTPTEPLDLSRLSVAKGLAYVTAFVENRAYRDAGVTPAERPALDGFGLPIGVRELRAYKARPLAGVWATPPFLHNGSVPTIYQLLSPQAERAATFYKGNFEYDPRHLGYRTEAFTNGFLFDTRITGNHNGGHEFRAGERGNGVIGRLLQPQERWALLEYLKVLGGPLESQL, encoded by the coding sequence GTGCGCCTTCTCTCTCGCATTCTCTTGCTGCTTCTCACACTGCTGATCGTCGCCGTGGCCGTGGTGCTGTATTACGTCGCCAATCCTCGCTTGCCGTTCTATACGCCCGTCGAACAGGTGCACTACCTGGACCAATGGAGCGCCGCCGAGCGCCAGACGTATTACTTCACGCCCCAGGGCACCCAGGTCAAAGGCCTGCGCTACGACTGGTTCACCGCCCTCGAATTGCCGTTTTCGCAACAACGCTTCGCCTCGCCGGAGTATCTGGCGCGCTTTGGCTTCCTGATCGACCCGGCAAAGAAAGCCTCGCCCGACAATCCCGGCAACTTGCCGGTAGGGTTTGCCCGACACCAGAACCCGGGCAGCACCGACCAATTCCTGGATATCACCTGCGCGGCGTGTCATACCGGAGAATTGCGCTTCAAGGGCCAGGCGATACGGATCGATGGCGGCTCGGCCCAACACGTTCTGCCTTCCAGTGTTCCTACGCTACGCGGTGGCAGTTTCGGACAGGCACTGGTCGCCAGTCTGGCGTCTACCTACTACAACCCTTGGAAATTCGAACGCTTCGCCCGCCAGGTACTGGGCAAGGACTACGACGCCCGCCACGAAGAATTGCGCAAGGCGTTCAAGGTTTCCCTGGACACGTTCCTCAAGGCGGCCTGGAACGACACCCACCGCGGCCTCTACCCCACCGAAGAAGGCCCCGGGCGTACCGACGCCTTCGGCCGCATCGCCAATGCCAGCTTCGGCGACGCCATCTCGGCGGAAAACTACCGGGTCGCCAACGCTCCGGTGGATTACCCGCAGTTGTGGGAAATGTGGACCTTCGACTGGGTGCAGTGGAACGGATCGGCCCAACAACCGATGGCCCGCAACGTTGGTGAAGCGCTGGGGGTCGGCGCGACACTGAATTTCTTCGACGCCCAGGGCAAACCGCTGCAGGGCGACGCGCGATACCCTTCCAGCGTGCGCGTGCGTGACTTGAACAAGATCGAAGAGACCCTGCAACTGCTCAAACCACCCGTGTGGCCGGAAGCGTTGCTGGGAACGATCGATAAACCGCTGGCCGCCAAGGGCCGGGCCCTGTTCGCCGAAAACTGCGCCGGCTGCCATGTGCCCAAAGTGGTCCAGGGGCCTGACAGGCCGATGCAGCAATTGCACATGCTGCCCGTGCAGGTGATCGGCACCGACCCGGGCACCGCCAATAACATCGCCGACCACCGCTTCGACCTGACCAGCCTGCAGTGGGACCCGGCCGAGCTGGCGAAGCTGGACGTGCAACTGCACCCGACCCCGACGGAGCCGCTGGACCTGAGCCGGCTTTCGGTCGCCAAAGGCCTGGCCTACGTCACCGCCTTCGTCGAAAACCGCGCTTACCGCGATGCCGGCGTCACCCCCGCCGAGCGCCCGGCCCTGGACGGCTTCGGCCTGCCCATTGGCGTGCGTGAACTGCGTGCCTACAAGGCCCGGCCGCTGGCGGGTGTCTGGGCCACGCCACCGTTCCTGCACAACGGCTCGGTGCCGACGATCTACCAACTGCTGTCCCCTCAGGCTGAGCGGGCAGCCACGTTCTATAAAGGCAACTTCGAATACGACCCACGCCACCTGGGCTATCGCACCGAAGCCTTCACCAACGGCTTTCTCTTCGACACCCGGATTACCGGCAATCACAACGGCGGCCATGAATTCCGCGCAGGCGAGCGTGGTAACGGCGTCATTGGCCGCTTGCTGCAACCGCAGGAGCGCTGGGCTTTGCTGGAGTATTTGAAAGTGCTGGGCGGGCCATTGGAGTCGCAACTGTAA
- a CDS encoding FKBP-type peptidyl-prolyl cis-trans isomerase, which yields MKQHRLAAAVALVGLVLAGCDSQTSVELKTPAQKASYGIGLNMGKSLAQEGMDDLDSKAVAQGIEDAVGKKEQKLKDEELVEAFAALQKRAEERMAKMSEESAAAGKKFLEENGKKAGVTTTASGLQYEVVKKADGAQPKPTDVVTVHYTGKLTNGTVFDSSVERGSPIDLPVSGVIPGWVEGLQLMHVGEKYKLYIPSDLAYGAQSPSPAIPANSVLVFDLELLAIKDPAKEDAAK from the coding sequence ATGAAACAGCATCGGTTGGCGGCGGCGGTGGCCCTGGTTGGCCTGGTACTCGCGGGTTGCGACTCGCAGACCAGCGTAGAGCTGAAAACCCCGGCGCAGAAAGCTTCCTACGGTATCGGCCTGAACATGGGCAAAAGCCTGGCTCAGGAAGGTATGGATGACCTGGACTCCAAAGCAGTTGCCCAGGGCATCGAAGATGCCGTCGGCAAGAAAGAACAGAAGCTGAAAGACGAAGAACTGGTCGAAGCCTTTGCCGCGCTGCAAAAGCGTGCCGAAGAGCGCATGGCCAAGATGAGCGAAGAGTCGGCAGCCGCCGGCAAGAAATTCCTCGAGGAAAACGGCAAGAAAGCCGGTGTCACCACCACCGCTTCCGGCCTGCAATACGAAGTGGTCAAGAAAGCCGATGGCGCGCAGCCTAAGCCGACCGACGTAGTGACCGTTCACTACACCGGCAAGCTGACCAACGGCACCGTGTTCGACAGCTCCGTTGAGCGTGGCAGCCCGATTGACCTGCCGGTTAGCGGCGTGATCCCGGGTTGGGTCGAAGGTCTGCAACTGATGCACGTCGGCGAGAAGTACAAGTTGTACATCCCGAGCGACCTGGCCTACGGCGCCCAGAGCCCGAGCCCGGCCATTCCGGCCAACTCGGTTCTGGTGTTCGACCTGGAACTGCTGGCGATCAAGGATCCGGCAAAAGAAGACGCAGCCAAGTAA
- a CDS encoding YkvA family protein: MKAPWNFARFLPLAGRLLARGRLPTLLFAVASKGAREGGRLGKLKEDLRLLQALCLAYWRGEYRAVSAKSMLSVVAGLMYFLSPLDAIPDLLPMFGMFDDIAVLAWVMKTLDVELEAFRAWRYRQSPEKLAQVERLPDTPEQLQLQGQKKP, translated from the coding sequence ATGAAGGCCCCGTGGAATTTTGCGCGATTTCTGCCCTTGGCAGGCCGCCTGCTGGCCCGCGGTCGATTGCCGACGTTGCTCTTCGCCGTCGCCAGCAAAGGTGCCCGGGAGGGCGGGCGGCTGGGCAAGCTCAAGGAGGACCTGCGCCTGTTGCAGGCCCTGTGCCTGGCCTATTGGCGCGGCGAATACCGTGCGGTCAGCGCCAAGTCGATGTTGTCGGTAGTGGCCGGCCTCATGTACTTCCTCAGCCCCCTGGATGCGATTCCCGACCTTTTGCCGATGTTTGGCATGTTCGACGACATCGCCGTGCTGGCGTGGGTCATGAAAACCCTCGACGTTGAACTCGAGGCATTCCGCGCCTGGCGTTATCGGCAATCCCCCGAGAAACTGGCCCAGGTCGAAAGGCTTCCCGATACCCCGGAACAACTCCAGCTCCAAGGCCAGAAAAAGCCCTGA
- a CDS encoding helix-turn-helix domain-containing protein, which produces MDIQIITRDGEPEYAVLPWDQYQALLKAAGIDQAPPREATVRHAAAPGQVLPGLDQLRSLREGKGIVIEALARTVGISPSYLALIESGERQPDAAIRRSLAWELTVPGWREES; this is translated from the coding sequence ATGGATATTCAAATCATCACACGTGACGGAGAGCCCGAGTACGCGGTTTTGCCGTGGGATCAGTACCAAGCGTTGTTGAAAGCAGCAGGCATCGATCAAGCTCCGCCGCGCGAAGCGACAGTCCGTCACGCGGCGGCACCCGGCCAGGTTCTCCCTGGCCTGGATCAATTACGCAGTTTGCGCGAAGGGAAGGGCATCGTCATTGAGGCGTTGGCCCGCACGGTAGGTATCAGCCCGTCTTATCTGGCCTTGATCGAGAGCGGCGAGCGACAGCCCGATGCCGCGATTCGGCGCAGTTTGGCCTGGGAGTTGACGGTGCCGGGTTGGAGGGAAGAATCGTGA
- a CDS encoding sel1 repeat family protein — MLWRLKARLGYWLARRLFHWSWFVRQPRGWAWLEGQFSRMANLGDVGAQSFYGHILTFRGQGLGAREEGVRLLRLAALAGDGKAAYQIGVISLAGTTSKAPDPVEAARWWTLAAKAGHPLAEIKLKALEARDL, encoded by the coding sequence GTGCTCTGGCGACTCAAGGCGCGGCTCGGTTACTGGCTGGCGCGTCGGTTGTTTCACTGGTCCTGGTTCGTCCGCCAGCCGCGTGGTTGGGCCTGGCTCGAGGGCCAGTTCTCCCGCATGGCGAACCTGGGTGATGTCGGTGCGCAAAGCTTTTATGGGCACATCCTCACGTTTCGCGGCCAAGGGCTGGGCGCCCGTGAAGAAGGAGTGCGCCTGCTGCGATTGGCGGCATTGGCCGGTGATGGCAAGGCCGCCTACCAGATCGGCGTGATCAGCCTGGCCGGTACCACCAGCAAAGCGCCGGACCCGGTCGAGGCGGCACGCTGGTGGACCTTGGCGGCGAAAGCCGGGCACCCGTTGGCCGAGATCAAGCTCAAGGCCCTCGAAGCGCGCGATCTCTAG